One segment of Halorhodospira halophila DNA contains the following:
- a CDS encoding zinc metallopeptidase yields MMIWVLVMLLLLGALYGPGLWVQRVMRRYAEPADRYAVSGGGLARELLDGCGLSRVRVERTQQGDHYDPAAAAVRLSPEHYDRRSLAALTVAAHEVGHALQHASGYAPFVWRQRLVRATGRAQQLGAILLLAAPVVAGVLRVPGVALLFAVGGLLSLGSGVVVHLVTLPTEVDASFRRALPLLHRSGYLYPDVDPPHARRILSAAALTYVAQSLASLLNFWTWLRVLRPGP; encoded by the coding sequence GTGATGATCTGGGTCCTTGTAATGCTCCTGCTGCTTGGCGCGCTCTACGGCCCCGGCCTGTGGGTTCAGCGCGTCATGCGGCGGTACGCCGAGCCTGCCGATCGTTACGCAGTCAGCGGGGGTGGGCTGGCCCGCGAGCTGCTCGACGGCTGTGGTCTGAGTCGCGTCCGGGTCGAGCGCACCCAGCAGGGTGACCACTACGATCCCGCCGCCGCCGCGGTGCGGCTCTCGCCGGAGCACTACGACCGCCGCTCGCTGGCGGCGCTCACGGTTGCTGCCCATGAGGTTGGGCATGCACTCCAGCACGCTTCCGGCTACGCGCCCTTCGTCTGGCGCCAGCGGCTGGTCCGTGCCACCGGCCGGGCACAGCAGCTCGGTGCGATCCTGCTGCTTGCTGCCCCGGTGGTTGCCGGTGTGCTGCGGGTGCCCGGGGTGGCCCTGCTGTTCGCGGTCGGTGGCCTGCTCAGCCTGGGATCGGGGGTCGTGGTGCACCTGGTCACCCTGCCCACCGAAGTCGATGCCAGCTTCCGCCGTGCCCTGCCGTTGTTGCATCGCAGTGGCTATCTCTATCCGGACGTCGATCCACCCCACGCGCGCCGGATCCTCAGTGCCGCTGCGCTGACCTACGTGGCGCAGTCGCTGGCGTCACTGCTCAATTTCTGGACCTGGCTGCGGGTGCTGCGGCCAGGCCCGTGA
- a CDS encoding DUF6164 family protein produces the protein MAKLLLNLRGVPEDEADEVRGLLEQYHLDYYETPPNRWGITQGGIWLRDAEQYPQAKRLLDEYQRRRFERVRGEHEAMRRRGELETVTQRILREPLRFLIYFLLMAVILAFMTIPFLHLALSG, from the coding sequence ATGGCAAAGTTGCTGCTCAACCTGCGTGGTGTGCCCGAGGATGAGGCCGATGAGGTGCGCGGTCTGCTCGAGCAGTACCATCTGGACTACTACGAGACCCCGCCCAACCGCTGGGGCATCACCCAGGGAGGCATCTGGCTGCGCGATGCCGAGCAGTACCCGCAGGCCAAGCGTCTGCTCGACGAGTACCAGCGGCGCCGTTTCGAGCGGGTGCGTGGCGAGCACGAGGCGATGCGCCGGCGAGGGGAGCTGGAGACCGTTACACAGCGCATCCTGCGCGAGCCGCTGCGCTTTCTGATCTATTTCCTGCTCATGGCGGTGATCCTCGCCTTCATGACGATCCCCTTCCTACATCTGGCGTTGAGTGGGTGA
- a CDS encoding FKBP-type peptidyl-prolyl cis-trans isomerase, whose protein sequence is MQVASEKVVTFDFTLTGSQGEVIDQSQGGHFAYLHGSQNIIPGLEKALDGKAPGDELNVTLEPAEAYGERDERLMQSVPKEAFPEGAEINVGERFQAQGPDGSPIPITVAEVGEQEVTVDANHPLAGETLNFDVKIVDVRDATDQELEHGHPHNDAA, encoded by the coding sequence ATGCAGGTAGCTAGTGAAAAGGTCGTCACTTTCGATTTCACCCTGACCGGGAGTCAGGGCGAGGTGATCGACCAGTCCCAGGGTGGCCATTTCGCCTACCTCCACGGGAGTCAGAACATCATTCCCGGGCTGGAGAAGGCACTGGATGGCAAGGCGCCGGGCGACGAGCTGAACGTCACCCTGGAGCCGGCCGAGGCCTACGGCGAGCGTGACGAGCGACTGATGCAGAGTGTCCCGAAGGAGGCGTTCCCCGAGGGGGCCGAGATCAACGTCGGCGAGCGTTTCCAGGCTCAGGGGCCGGACGGCAGCCCCATCCCGATTACCGTGGCCGAGGTCGGTGAGCAGGAAGTCACCGTGGATGCGAACCACCCGCTGGCCGGTGAGACCCTGAACTTCGACGTCAAGATCGTCGATGTTCGGGATGCCACCGATCAGGAGCTGGAGCACGGGCATCCGCATAACGACGCCGCGTAA
- a CDS encoding methyl-accepting chemotaxis protein codes for MLASWPVRYKLGFSFGLIVILMAVSGLLAHSALQNTATENRAAMAYMEQSAMLVEREVDHLGWTNDMADSLLLEETFSGELDFTSCAFGQWFYDYQDSEHYKSASEELRQAVDALEEPHIALHEAGERIVELQEAGRFDEAEAFYHGQARSVRENFQNQLGELRDILEAERDRHIEQAEAQQAQAARVTAGSLAVTLLVAIGLAAAVSRHLTARLRAAVNGLEDIAAGDGDLTRRLDAHGRDEIAELGAAYNRFVDKIQEMVRVVQDSAAQMASATEQLQRSADEDQQGVQNQQERTSEVATAMNQMSASINEIARNTQDTATAAGDASQQSRHGQEGAGRTIEAIHGLAGNVRESADAIRALDEQSARIGQVLEVIRGIADQTNLLALNAAIEAARAGESGRGFTVVAEEVRKLAQKTQDSIGDIQEMVEGIQNGTQEAVQAMERNREQAENTVEEASAAGSTLEEITRVVARIEDMTSQVASAVEQQSQVAEEVNRNLTLISDTAEQTRSSVQDTGQVSQRLSQLAEDLRDQVGRFRV; via the coding sequence ATGCTCGCTAGCTGGCCCGTGCGCTACAAACTCGGTTTTTCCTTCGGCCTGATCGTGATCCTCATGGCCGTCAGTGGCCTGCTTGCCCACTCGGCCCTGCAGAACACAGCCACCGAGAACCGAGCAGCCATGGCGTACATGGAGCAGTCAGCCATGCTCGTTGAACGCGAGGTCGACCACCTGGGTTGGACCAACGACATGGCGGACAGCCTCCTGCTCGAAGAGACCTTCTCTGGGGAGCTCGATTTCACCTCCTGCGCCTTCGGCCAGTGGTTCTACGACTATCAGGATTCGGAGCATTACAAGTCGGCCAGCGAAGAGCTGCGCCAGGCCGTCGATGCCCTGGAGGAACCGCACATCGCGCTCCACGAGGCCGGTGAGCGGATCGTCGAGCTGCAGGAGGCGGGCCGCTTTGATGAGGCCGAGGCCTTCTACCACGGACAGGCCCGATCCGTGCGCGAGAACTTCCAGAACCAGCTCGGCGAGTTGCGCGATATCCTCGAGGCCGAGCGCGACCGGCACATCGAGCAGGCCGAGGCACAGCAGGCACAGGCCGCACGGGTCACGGCGGGCAGTCTGGCGGTGACCCTGCTCGTCGCCATCGGCCTGGCCGCGGCGGTTTCACGCCACCTCACCGCCCGCCTGCGCGCCGCCGTGAATGGCCTCGAGGACATCGCGGCCGGCGACGGCGACCTCACCCGGCGGCTCGACGCCCATGGCCGCGACGAGATCGCCGAGCTGGGTGCCGCTTACAACCGCTTCGTCGACAAGATCCAGGAGATGGTCCGCGTCGTTCAGGACTCTGCCGCACAGATGGCCTCGGCCACGGAGCAGCTCCAGCGCAGCGCCGACGAGGACCAGCAAGGGGTGCAGAACCAGCAGGAGCGCACCTCCGAGGTAGCCACGGCGATGAACCAGATGAGTGCCTCGATCAACGAGATCGCCCGCAACACCCAAGACACGGCCACCGCGGCAGGGGATGCGAGCCAGCAGTCACGACACGGTCAGGAAGGGGCCGGCCGCACCATCGAGGCCATTCATGGGCTGGCGGGCAATGTCCGTGAATCCGCCGATGCCATCCGCGCCCTCGACGAGCAGAGCGCCCGCATCGGCCAAGTCCTGGAGGTCATCCGCGGCATCGCCGATCAGACTAACCTGCTCGCCCTCAACGCGGCCATCGAGGCGGCACGTGCCGGCGAGAGCGGACGCGGCTTCACCGTGGTCGCCGAGGAGGTACGCAAGCTGGCGCAGAAGACCCAAGACTCCATCGGAGACATCCAAGAGATGGTCGAGGGCATCCAGAACGGCACCCAGGAAGCGGTGCAGGCCATGGAGCGCAACCGCGAGCAGGCCGAAAACACTGTTGAGGAGGCCTCCGCTGCCGGCAGTACCCTCGAGGAGATCACCCGGGTGGTTGCCCGGATCGAGGACATGACGAGCCAGGTCGCCAGCGCGGTGGAACAGCAATCCCAGGTTGCCGAAGAGGTCAACCGCAACCTGACGCTGATCAGCGATACCGCCGAGCAAACGCGCAGTTCCGTGCAGGATACCGGTCAGGTCTCACAGCGCCTTTCCCAGCTGGCCGAGGACCTGCGCGACCAGGTCGGACGGTTCCGGGTCTGA
- a CDS encoding haloacid dehalogenase type II, whose product MATTLAFDVYGTLIDTHGVTEALRPHLGDRALAFARGWRERQLEYAYRRTVMGQYADFSVCIADALDHTARSFGLSLSSGERDVLLGSYQRLPAYQEAELALRELHEAGYTGYAFSNGSRETVSKLLGDNALRTYIEDIVSVEVVEAFKPSPRAYDAFLAEAGSRAEETWLVSGNPFDVIGARASGWNAIWVRRLPGAVFDPWGPEPNATVASLCDIRRVLPPA is encoded by the coding sequence ATGGCAACGACGCTGGCCTTCGATGTCTACGGCACCCTGATCGATACCCACGGCGTGACCGAGGCGCTGCGCCCGCATCTCGGGGATCGGGCGCTGGCCTTCGCACGCGGCTGGCGGGAGCGTCAGTTGGAGTACGCCTATCGGCGCACGGTCATGGGCCAGTATGCGGATTTCTCGGTGTGCATCGCGGACGCCCTGGACCATACGGCACGCTCGTTCGGTCTGAGCCTGAGTAGCGGTGAGCGTGATGTCCTGCTCGGCAGCTATCAGCGCTTGCCGGCCTACCAGGAGGCCGAGCTGGCTCTGCGCGAACTCCACGAGGCCGGCTACACCGGCTACGCCTTTTCCAACGGGAGCCGTGAGACGGTCAGCAAACTGCTCGGGGACAACGCCCTGCGCACCTACATCGAAGATATCGTCAGCGTCGAGGTCGTGGAGGCGTTCAAGCCCAGCCCCCGGGCCTACGACGCGTTCCTCGCCGAGGCGGGCAGCCGGGCCGAAGAGACCTGGCTGGTCTCGGGCAATCCGTTCGACGTCATCGGAGCCCGTGCCAGTGGCTGGAACGCGATCTGGGTGCGGCGTCTGCCTGGGGCGGTTTTCGATCCCTGGGGCCCGGAACCGAATGCAACCGTGGCATCGCTATGCGACATCCGGCGTGTTCTGCCGCCGGCCTGA
- a CDS encoding TatD family hydrolase: MEWIDIGANLTHHTFRKDLHQVLERADAAGVSQLFVTGTDEGESIKAQALAADHPGRLFATAGFHPHMAKTFSSDSESVLRELAARPEVVAIGETGLDFYRNHSPPEVQQRVFERHLELAAELQLPVFLHQRDAHQRFSEIIRAYRDHLVDGVAHCFTEGPEVAQAYLDLDLHIGVTGWICDERRGQAVRDAVRVIPPERLMVETDCPYLLPRDVNPEQVGLPVKNRRNEPCLMPHIGRAVAHHAGRDVAELAETSSQVARRFFRVAAP, translated from the coding sequence ATGGAATGGATCGACATCGGCGCCAACCTGACGCACCACACCTTTCGCAAGGATCTCCACCAGGTCCTCGAGCGGGCCGACGCCGCTGGAGTCAGCCAGCTCTTTGTGACCGGCACCGACGAGGGCGAGTCGATCAAGGCCCAGGCCCTCGCGGCGGATCATCCGGGGCGACTTTTCGCTACGGCTGGTTTCCACCCGCACATGGCGAAGACCTTCTCCAGCGACTCCGAATCGGTCCTGCGCGAGCTGGCCGCGCGGCCGGAGGTGGTCGCCATCGGCGAGACCGGTCTCGATTTCTACCGTAACCACTCCCCGCCGGAGGTTCAGCAGCGCGTCTTCGAGCGCCACCTGGAACTGGCCGCGGAGCTGCAGCTGCCGGTATTCCTGCACCAGCGTGATGCCCATCAGCGCTTCAGCGAGATCATCCGGGCCTACCGCGACCACCTGGTCGACGGCGTAGCCCACTGCTTCACCGAGGGCCCCGAGGTGGCGCAGGCGTATCTGGATCTGGACCTGCACATCGGCGTCACCGGCTGGATCTGCGATGAACGCCGCGGCCAGGCGGTGCGCGATGCGGTTCGCGTCATCCCCCCGGAGCGGCTGATGGTCGAGACGGACTGCCCTTACCTGCTGCCCCGCGACGTCAACCCCGAGCAAGTGGGCCTGCCGGTCAAGAACCGGCGCAACGAGCCCTGCCTCATGCCGCACATCGGACGCGCGGTGGCCCACCATGCAGGCCGTGACGTCGCCGAACTGGCGGAGACCTCGAGCCAGGTGGCGCGCCGCTTCTTCCGGGTCGCCGCCCCCTAG
- a CDS encoding copper chaperone PCu(A)C produces MTQRHWIWVASAVLVVGSLGKAPAQDEAGPRDGVRLPVLGPDREAIDLLRTRPEEVERRLREREPPGPELAARSPLPVPELPVPEEPQPDAAAEVVDVDRIRVSAAAAGEGVVQGEAALRNTAEQSHRLVRVLTTAAEEAMLHTVEHRGGVRQVQRLDGLLLPPEEEVELRPGGPRLLLVDLRRPLAEGEAITLDFYFGDGSRKRVEAPVRRPMP; encoded by the coding sequence ATGACGCAACGACACTGGATCTGGGTGGCCAGCGCTGTGCTGGTGGTGGGCTCGCTGGGCAAAGCGCCGGCTCAGGACGAAGCCGGACCGCGGGATGGCGTCCGGCTGCCGGTATTGGGGCCTGATCGAGAGGCCATTGATCTGTTGCGCACGCGGCCCGAAGAGGTCGAGCGTCGCCTGCGCGAGCGCGAACCGCCGGGTCCCGAGCTGGCCGCACGGTCCCCGCTTCCGGTCCCCGAGTTGCCCGTGCCCGAAGAGCCGCAACCCGATGCGGCTGCGGAGGTGGTCGATGTCGACCGGATCCGGGTTTCGGCCGCCGCTGCCGGCGAGGGCGTGGTCCAGGGCGAGGCGGCGTTGCGGAATACCGCGGAGCAGTCCCATCGGCTGGTACGAGTGCTGACCACGGCGGCTGAGGAGGCCATGCTCCATACGGTGGAGCATCGCGGCGGCGTGCGGCAGGTTCAGCGCTTGGACGGCCTGCTGTTGCCCCCGGAAGAAGAGGTCGAACTGCGCCCCGGAGGGCCGCGGCTGCTGTTGGTCGATCTGCGCCGCCCGCTTGCCGAGGGGGAAGCCATCACCCTCGATTTCTACTTCGGGGACGGTAGCCGCAAGCGGGTGGAGGCCCCCGTGCGGCGTCCGATGCCCTGA